The following coding sequences lie in one Vibrio sp. BS-M-Sm-2 genomic window:
- the nrfB gene encoding cytochrome c nitrite reductase pentaheme subunit, with protein MGNIKLAIVIMLKSLLAFCLYGYSIHAVAEPAVTQVGESTRHEVELIRDKDYKCVQCHKDSKETVLGSHGESAHALLGREVNCTDCHSSISPDHREGAPEVVKYRAAQSQPGTEKVFLDPSLILDANSQCIDCHKPDDLREASWTHDVHAQNLTCSNCHDVHATEAKVLGLDKKQTIKLCVDCHSDFNQKKEEE; from the coding sequence ATGGGCAATATTAAATTGGCCATAGTCATAATGCTTAAATCCCTTCTAGCATTCTGCCTCTATGGTTATTCCATTCATGCTGTTGCTGAGCCTGCTGTTACGCAAGTAGGAGAGTCAACAAGACATGAAGTCGAATTAATACGTGACAAAGACTACAAGTGTGTTCAATGCCATAAAGATTCAAAAGAAACGGTATTGGGTTCACATGGTGAAAGTGCACACGCTTTACTTGGTCGTGAAGTAAATTGTACCGACTGTCATAGTTCTATTAGCCCCGATCACCGTGAAGGTGCGCCTGAAGTGGTGAAGTATCGCGCGGCTCAATCACAACCGGGAACCGAAAAGGTATTCCTAGACCCTAGCTTAATTTTAGATGCCAATAGCCAATGTATAGATTGTCACAAACCGGATGATCTGCGCGAAGCGAGTTGGACCCACGATGTTCACGCGCAAAACTTAACGTGTTCAAACTGCCATGATGTTCATGCGACTGAAGCAAAGGTGTTGGGCTTAGATAAAAAGCAAACCATCAAGCTGTGTGTGGATTGCCATTCAGACTTCAACCAGAAGAAAGAAGAGGAGTAA
- the nrfD gene encoding cytochrome c nitrite reductase subunit NrfD, which yields MSAWDAAFQSGTVVWDWIIAIYLFLAGMSAGAVMISIYLKRKVIEGDPAHNGVLKATAFLAPFGIISGLLILVFHLTKPLSFWKIMIFYNPTSVMSMGVILFQVYMVILFLWIGIIFRDQIVVFLNDQAWLKGRLDFVGNWIGKLEVFENALEIFLAVLALMLAAYTGFLLSALNTFPLLNNPVLPILFLFSSLSSGAAACILFGVLVFKESPHSPTISWIHGFERPVVMFELFVLITFFTGLIFAGGQSEQAVWNAIGSGFWASWFWYGVIGVGMVLPLLLNAVTPTSIRHSSVYIFSVTSLSLMGVLMLRTFVLYAGQLTIA from the coding sequence ATGAGTGCATGGGACGCAGCTTTTCAGTCTGGTACCGTGGTATGGGATTGGATTATAGCAATCTATCTATTTCTCGCGGGGATGTCGGCGGGTGCCGTAATGATCTCCATTTACCTAAAGCGTAAGGTTATTGAAGGCGATCCTGCTCATAATGGTGTGTTAAAGGCCACGGCTTTTCTTGCGCCATTTGGGATCATTTCAGGTCTGCTTATCTTAGTTTTCCACCTGACAAAACCGTTATCCTTTTGGAAGATCATGATCTTCTATAATCCAACGTCTGTGATGTCGATGGGTGTGATCTTATTCCAAGTATATATGGTGATCTTATTCCTTTGGATCGGCATTATATTTAGAGATCAAATAGTCGTGTTCTTGAATGATCAAGCATGGCTAAAAGGGCGACTTGATTTTGTCGGTAATTGGATTGGCAAATTAGAAGTGTTTGAGAATGCTCTGGAAATATTCTTAGCTGTTCTTGCTCTTATGCTTGCCGCTTATACCGGATTCTTGCTTTCAGCTTTAAATACTTTCCCACTATTGAATAACCCAGTGCTGCCGATTTTGTTCTTATTCTCGAGCTTATCTTCGGGAGCGGCGGCGTGTATTTTATTTGGTGTGCTGGTCTTTAAAGAATCACCTCATAGCCCGACTATTTCATGGATTCACGGATTCGAACGTCCAGTCGTGATGTTTGAGTTGTTTGTTCTAATTACTTTCTTTACTGGGCTTATCTTCGCTGGTGGTCAAAGTGAGCAAGCAGTATGGAACGCAATTGGCAGTGGTTTCTGGGCGAGTTGGTTCTGGTACGGCGTCATCGGTGTCGGCATGGTTTTACCGTTGTTGCTCAATGCAGTGACACCAACCTCAATCCGCCATAGCTCGGTGTATATTTTTTCTGTGACTTCGCTAAGCCTAATGGGTGTATTAATGCTGCGAACTTTTGTCCTTTATGCAGGGCAGTTAACGATAGCTTAA
- a CDS encoding heme lyase CcmF/NrfE family subunit: MVGSLGLFSLVLVAVLSSIIGVHSFYQMLNKRTQNISLIRSFSLSSALLSLTSVALLGYAFVSDDFSILYVAEHSNTQLPSFFKLAAVWAGHEGSLLFWVLTISVWSGVIALQKHYSNEYQSRVLWVMNLLLAIFAWFTLFASNPFEMNSILPLEGRDLNPMLQDVGLIFHPPLLYLGYVGFSVVLAFAVAALLVDPIEFDWVAHCRSWCLVAWIFLTAGIILGSWWAYYELGWGGWWFWDPVENASLLPWLTSTALLHSLGVAKGKQQLLKWSLSLAFITFCLSILGTFIVRSGVLTSVHAFAVDPTKGIALLLILVLVLVSSFSLLIVRGESFESSPITSFTSKSFLSLVAVLIFVLATAVVVFGTFYPMVFELLGLGNISVGAPYFNLLIAPLALLALAVVGLAPLLSIKPQASKGVIMLITLASICLGSACYVLQVDKIQVMVLMTWSLAFWVLLTHVYGLAVTHSSKFQRKVWVMTFAHVGVAVLAVGAAMNSYHSFERSYKLSPGAEVEFMDWTLAHRDTELYVASNFTAEKAILNLESGEQSFPISPERRHYQVRVMNMSEPAMKWFWHGDVYITMGEKVDSTGYAFRVQYKAYARWIWFGGLLSILGALLSLTHRKKKTVKASQYAYQRS; encoded by the coding sequence ATGGTCGGTTCTTTGGGGCTGTTTAGTTTAGTGTTGGTTGCTGTACTCAGTAGCATTATTGGTGTGCATTCGTTTTATCAAATGCTAAACAAACGGACGCAAAATATAAGTTTAATCCGCAGTTTCTCTCTTTCAAGTGCATTGCTTTCTCTCACTTCTGTCGCATTGCTTGGCTATGCTTTTGTCAGTGATGACTTCTCTATTCTCTATGTCGCTGAGCATTCAAATACTCAATTACCCTCATTTTTTAAGCTCGCAGCCGTATGGGCTGGCCATGAAGGTTCCTTGTTATTTTGGGTGCTGACGATCAGCGTCTGGTCTGGCGTGATCGCCTTACAAAAACACTATTCGAATGAATATCAAAGCCGTGTGTTGTGGGTAATGAATCTACTGCTCGCGATATTTGCTTGGTTCACCTTATTCGCATCAAACCCATTTGAAATGAATTCGATTTTGCCGCTAGAAGGGCGTGACCTTAACCCAATGCTGCAAGATGTCGGTCTGATTTTTCACCCTCCATTACTTTATCTTGGCTATGTCGGCTTTTCTGTGGTGTTGGCGTTTGCCGTTGCAGCCTTACTGGTAGATCCAATCGAGTTTGATTGGGTTGCCCATTGTCGCAGTTGGTGTTTGGTTGCTTGGATCTTTTTAACCGCAGGGATCATTCTTGGTTCGTGGTGGGCTTATTACGAATTAGGTTGGGGCGGCTGGTGGTTCTGGGATCCTGTTGAAAATGCCAGCTTGTTGCCGTGGCTTACTTCGACCGCTTTGCTGCACAGCCTAGGCGTTGCAAAGGGCAAACAACAACTACTGAAATGGTCTCTTAGTCTTGCTTTTATTACGTTTTGTTTGAGTATCTTAGGCACCTTTATTGTTCGTTCTGGCGTACTTACATCGGTACACGCTTTTGCTGTTGACCCAACCAAAGGTATCGCACTGCTGCTTATATTGGTTTTGGTACTGGTGAGCTCATTTTCTCTGCTTATCGTTAGAGGGGAGTCTTTTGAATCAAGCCCTATTACCAGCTTCACCAGTAAGAGCTTTTTGAGTTTAGTCGCGGTACTCATTTTTGTTCTCGCAACAGCCGTGGTCGTTTTCGGCACATTTTATCCAATGGTATTTGAACTGCTTGGACTGGGTAACATATCGGTAGGTGCGCCTTACTTTAATCTATTGATTGCACCTTTGGCGTTGCTTGCGTTGGCCGTCGTAGGCTTAGCCCCTTTGTTGAGTATTAAGCCTCAAGCGTCGAAAGGCGTTATTATGTTGATAACTCTAGCATCTATTTGTCTCGGGTCCGCCTGTTACGTTTTGCAAGTAGACAAGATTCAAGTGATGGTTCTGATGACATGGTCACTCGCATTTTGGGTTTTACTCACTCACGTTTATGGCTTGGCAGTAACGCACAGTTCCAAGTTCCAACGCAAAGTCTGGGTGATGACCTTTGCCCATGTCGGGGTTGCGGTATTAGCGGTAGGTGCTGCCATGAATAGCTACCACTCGTTTGAGCGCAGTTATAAGTTAAGCCCAGGAGCGGAAGTCGAGTTCATGGATTGGACGCTTGCTCATCGTGATACTGAGCTGTATGTCGCTTCAAATTTTACCGCAGAGAAGGCGATACTCAACCTAGAGTCTGGCGAGCAGAGCTTTCCTATTTCGCCGGAAAGAAGACACTACCAAGTTCGAGTCATGAACATGAGTGAGCCCGCAATGAAGTGGTTCTGGCATGGCGATGTTTATATCACCATGGGAGAGAAAGTAGACTCAACAGGCTATGCATTCCGTGTTCAGTACAAGGCGTATGCACGATGGATTTGGTTTGGTGGGTTGCTCTCCATTCTCGGCGCTTTACTCTCATTAACTCATCGTAAAAAGAAAACCGTTAAGGCGTCACAGTATGCATACCAGCGTTCGTAA
- a CDS encoding DsbE family thiol:disulfide interchange protein: MHTSVRNKLITLIVLALVMVLGFAFALNNKQQSTTVSEQKRAFPEFVSTALANSEGISSKQKITLTDVTQHPYQLVNVWASWCGICKTEHAFLLKLHDKGIPIVGLNYRDNSAAAINVLSNDGNPYSTVISDPQGKLALELGVIGTPETYLVDADGQIIKKLLGVVNESVWQEELAMYFDGVNLW; encoded by the coding sequence ATGCATACCAGCGTTCGTAACAAGCTCATCACGTTAATTGTCTTGGCATTAGTGATGGTGTTGGGGTTTGCCTTTGCACTCAATAATAAGCAGCAATCCACGACTGTGTCGGAGCAGAAGAGGGCATTTCCAGAATTCGTGTCTACTGCGTTAGCCAATAGCGAAGGCATCAGTAGCAAACAGAAAATTACGTTGACTGATGTTACTCAGCATCCTTATCAACTAGTAAATGTATGGGCGTCGTGGTGCGGTATCTGCAAAACCGAACATGCTTTTTTGCTCAAACTTCATGACAAAGGCATTCCAATTGTTGGGCTCAATTATCGAGATAACTCTGCGGCAGCAATTAATGTGCTATCGAACGACGGCAATCCGTATTCAACGGTGATCAGTGATCCTCAAGGTAAGCTAGCATTAGAGTTGGGCGTAATTGGCACCCCTGAAACGTATCTGGTCGACGCTGATGGCCAAATCATTAAGAAGTTACTGGGCGTGGTCAATGAATCTGTATGGCAAGAAGAACTTGCGATGTATTTTGATGGTGTGAATCTATGGTGA
- the nrfF gene encoding heme lyase NrfEFG subunit NrfF translates to MVKSLIQTLVMLSTLMSVSFPTLAEDLFTASNKDTSIQVELFEFENPEQQQRAITLAKTLRCPQCQNQNLVESNSPIAKDLRLVVFNMVKAGQSNNEITQYMTERFGEFVLYKPAMSVSNLLLWLLPSLLFLLFIYLSVKSVRKRS, encoded by the coding sequence ATGGTGAAGTCTTTAATACAAACGCTCGTTATGCTGTCTACGCTTATGTCTGTTAGTTTTCCGACTTTGGCGGAAGACTTGTTTACAGCCAGCAATAAGGATACGAGTATTCAAGTTGAACTCTTTGAGTTTGAAAACCCAGAACAGCAGCAGCGCGCTATTACATTGGCAAAAACGCTACGTTGTCCGCAATGCCAGAACCAAAATCTGGTTGAGTCGAACTCTCCGATAGCAAAAGACTTGCGCCTCGTTGTATTCAATATGGTGAAAGCAGGTCAGAGTAATAATGAAATTACTCAATATATGACAGAAAGGTTCGGTGAATTTGTGCTCTATAAACCGGCAATGAGTGTTTCAAACTTATTACTTTGGCTACTTCCGAGCCTATTGTTTCTCTTATTTATATATTTATCAGTAAAAAGTGTTAGAAAGCGCTCATAA
- the ribA gene encoding GTP cyclohydrolase II, giving the protein MAEVRARIDFKVGVTSSIDAELLSFHGLKTDKEHVAVIFKSADKTQDIPLVRMHSECLTGDVFHSSRCDCGEQLDETIRIMGETGGVILYLRQEGRGIGLYNKIDAYRLQSEGMNTYEANNHLGFGDDLRDFTEAAEMLRALGTTKIRLVTNNPKKINELKSFGIEIEEVVNTSAHIKSGNESYLKAKVSHGKHNLDI; this is encoded by the coding sequence ATGGCGGAAGTGCGTGCCAGAATAGATTTCAAAGTAGGGGTAACAAGCAGTATTGATGCTGAACTTCTGTCTTTTCATGGATTGAAAACAGACAAAGAGCATGTTGCTGTGATATTTAAATCAGCAGATAAGACACAAGACATACCTCTAGTTCGTATGCACTCTGAGTGCCTTACTGGAGATGTTTTCCATTCTTCTCGCTGTGACTGTGGCGAGCAACTAGACGAAACCATTAGAATTATGGGTGAGACGGGCGGCGTGATTCTTTACTTACGCCAAGAAGGCCGTGGTATTGGTTTATACAACAAAATCGATGCATACCGTCTGCAAAGCGAAGGTATGAACACTTACGAAGCCAACAACCACTTAGGCTTTGGTGATGACTTACGTGATTTTACTGAAGCAGCGGAAATGTTACGCGCTTTAGGCACCACAAAAATCCGTTTGGTGACCAACAATCCTAAGAAAATCAATGAACTTAAATCTTTTGGTATTGAGATTGAAGAAGTGGTGAACACCTCTGCTCATATCAAATCGGGTAATGAAAGCTATCTGAAGGCGAAAGTTTCACACGGTAAGCATAACCTAGATATCTGA
- a CDS encoding imelysin family protein: protein MTIKSLVTKAVTSSLIFASASSFAAVTQDQVVEHYADIAHAVFADSVITAKALNSSIDTFLASPSAGNFEQVKQAWLESRVPYQQSEVFRFGNAVVDDWEGQLNAWPLDEGLIDYVSSDYQYELGNEGASANIVANKTFQIGQTTVDATNITPELIADLNEIGGSEANVASGYHAIEFLLWGQDLNGTNSGAGERAYTDFVVGAECTNGNCDRRGAYLKASAELLIQDLEWMEKQWAEGEKGNYRQELLSESSENGLRKMLFGMGSLSLGELAGERMKVALEANSTEDEHDCFSDNTHNSHYYNEQGIYNVYTGLYKREDGTLLSGPSLFDLVEQKDEQAAKEIQKQFDLARAQVGQLVVSAEKNNQHFDQLIAADNAAGNALVNKTIVALVSQTAAIERAAGVIGIDSLNPDTADHEF, encoded by the coding sequence ATGACCATTAAATCTTTAGTGACAAAAGCAGTAACTTCGTCACTCATTTTTGCCTCTGCTTCTTCTTTTGCAGCAGTAACTCAAGATCAAGTTGTAGAACACTATGCAGATATTGCTCATGCCGTGTTTGCAGATTCAGTAATTACAGCAAAAGCGTTGAACTCTTCTATTGATACCTTCTTAGCTTCTCCTTCTGCTGGTAACTTCGAACAAGTAAAACAAGCTTGGCTTGAGTCTCGCGTACCTTACCAACAGTCAGAAGTATTCCGCTTCGGCAACGCTGTTGTTGATGATTGGGAAGGCCAACTGAACGCATGGCCACTAGATGAAGGCCTGATTGACTACGTATCTTCTGATTACCAATATGAGCTTGGTAACGAAGGCGCTAGCGCAAACATCGTGGCTAACAAGACTTTCCAAATTGGTCAGACTACTGTTGATGCAACTAACATTACTCCAGAGCTAATCGCTGACTTGAACGAGATCGGCGGTTCTGAAGCGAACGTAGCGTCTGGCTACCACGCAATTGAATTCCTACTTTGGGGCCAAGATTTAAACGGCACAAACAGCGGTGCAGGTGAGCGTGCTTACACTGATTTCGTTGTTGGTGCTGAGTGTACTAACGGCAACTGTGACCGTCGTGGCGCATATCTAAAAGCATCTGCTGAGCTACTTATCCAAGACCTAGAGTGGATGGAAAAGCAGTGGGCTGAAGGCGAGAAAGGTAACTACCGTCAAGAACTGCTTTCTGAATCTAGCGAAAACGGCCTACGTAAAATGTTATTCGGCATGGGTTCACTGTCTCTTGGTGAGCTTGCTGGTGAGCGTATGAAGGTGGCTTTAGAAGCTAACTCTACTGAAGATGAGCACGATTGCTTCTCTGATAACACGCACAACTCTCACTACTACAACGAGCAAGGTATCTACAACGTTTATACGGGTTTATACAAGCGTGAAGACGGTACTCTGCTTTCAGGTCCTAGCCTGTTTGACCTAGTAGAGCAAAAAGATGAGCAAGCTGCGAAAGAGATCCAAAAGCAGTTTGACTTAGCACGTGCACAAGTTGGCCAGCTTGTTGTTTCTGCAGAGAAAAACAACCAGCATTTCGATCAGCTAATTGCTGCTGACAACGCTGCGGGTAACGCACTAGTAAACAAAACGATTGTTGCGCTAGTGTCTCAAACGGCTGCGATTGAGCGTGCTGCTGGTGTGATTGGCATTGATAGCCTTAACCCAGACACGGCTGATCACGAGTTCTAA
- a CDS encoding di-heme oxidoredictase family protein — MKSYLSASLLTALFFLAPLHAHETYSGGKTTVKKEGANAFSLPAANLPMSKRLDFSVGNSFFRNPWVPAPSSTDARDGLGPLFNTNGCQNCHIKDGRGHAPEKGDENAVSMLVRLSIPAETPEQRQAFIRDGGIPEPTYGGQLQDFALQGVEPEGKVNISYTDVPVEFKDGTVVTLRKPTLKITELAFGEMHPKTEFSARVAPPMIGLGLLESISKETILGFAKQQAADSQGVTGKANYVLDVQTNEMALGRFGWKAGQPNLMQQNAAAFNGDLGLTSSLFPNENCTSAQSTCDDFPNGGEPEVSDNILDFVEFYSQHLAVPIRRNVDKPAVVQGKKLFKDIGCQSCHQAEIRTAEREGLPALSKQLISPYTDMLLHDMGEGLADNRPEYLANGQEWRTTPLWGLGYTKEVNGHTFLLHDGRARNVMEAVLWHGGEAEMAKQNVLALSSSEREALLAFLNSL; from the coding sequence ATGAAGTCGTATCTCTCAGCCTCACTATTAACCGCACTGTTTTTCTTAGCTCCATTACATGCCCATGAAACCTACTCAGGTGGCAAAACAACCGTGAAGAAAGAGGGAGCAAACGCTTTTTCTCTTCCTGCTGCCAACCTACCAATGAGCAAACGCTTAGATTTCAGCGTAGGTAACAGCTTCTTCAGAAACCCTTGGGTTCCTGCACCATCATCAACCGATGCACGTGATGGATTGGGCCCATTGTTCAACACCAACGGTTGTCAAAACTGTCACATCAAAGATGGTCGTGGCCACGCGCCAGAAAAAGGCGATGAGAACGCGGTATCTATGCTGGTTCGCTTGAGTATTCCTGCTGAAACACCAGAGCAGAGACAAGCCTTTATTCGCGATGGTGGCATTCCAGAACCGACTTACGGTGGACAGCTACAAGATTTCGCGCTTCAAGGTGTGGAACCAGAGGGTAAAGTGAACATCAGCTACACCGATGTTCCTGTTGAATTCAAAGACGGCACGGTTGTTACTCTACGTAAACCAACATTAAAAATCACTGAACTCGCGTTTGGTGAAATGCACCCTAAAACAGAATTTTCGGCTCGTGTTGCGCCACCAATGATCGGCCTAGGTCTGCTTGAGAGCATTTCAAAAGAAACGATCCTTGGCTTCGCGAAGCAACAAGCTGCGGACAGCCAAGGCGTAACAGGCAAAGCCAACTACGTTCTTGATGTTCAAACAAACGAAATGGCGTTGGGTCGATTTGGTTGGAAAGCCGGACAGCCAAACCTAATGCAACAAAATGCTGCAGCATTTAACGGCGATTTGGGCTTAACAAGCAGCTTGTTCCCGAACGAAAACTGCACATCAGCTCAATCAACCTGTGATGATTTTCCAAATGGTGGTGAACCTGAAGTCAGCGATAATATCCTAGATTTTGTTGAGTTCTATTCGCAGCATTTGGCGGTTCCAATTCGTCGTAACGTTGATAAGCCTGCGGTTGTTCAAGGTAAAAAACTGTTTAAAGATATTGGTTGCCAAAGTTGCCACCAAGCTGAAATTCGCACAGCAGAACGTGAAGGCTTACCTGCGTTGTCTAAACAGCTAATCAGCCCATATACCGATATGTTACTGCACGATATGGGAGAAGGCTTAGCCGACAATCGCCCAGAGTATCTAGCAAACGGTCAAGAGTGGCGCACCACGCCATTGTGGGGATTAGGCTATACCAAAGAAGTGAATGGTCACACCTTCTTACTTCATGACGGTCGCGCAAGAAACGTTATGGAAGCGGTGCTTTGGCACGGTGGAGAAGCAGAAATGGCGAAACAAAACGTTTTAGCTCTTAGTAGCAGCGAGCGTGAAGCACTATTGGCGTTCTTAAACTCGTTATAA